The following are from one region of the Ornithorhynchus anatinus isolate Pmale09 chromosome 20, mOrnAna1.pri.v4, whole genome shotgun sequence genome:
- the CCDC70 gene encoding coiled-coil domain-containing protein 70, producing MNWPRRTSLATFPNLPIRLTKRMLSLKKIKWITCSYFWFLFSPAQTCRQKKLIHKLQEERAFRWEVQGFREKIRTFREQMWAFQDRIRGFREQILYYRDEETPFWEEEKAFWKEEKVFWELEESFREEAKAFWKKYRAFWRDDVTFWKEDGALWERDRRLLQEDQALWKEEKDLLEEERTLLEEEKALWEDKKLIWEEENALWEEEKAFWVVGGQAAEQLHEPGAFNCNGAQNLPGWSRGRA from the coding sequence ATGAACTGGCCCAGGAGGACGAGCTTAGCCACCTTCCCCAACCTCCCAATCCGACTCACCAAAAGGATGTTATCCTTGAAGAAAATCAAGTGGATCACGTGCAGCTACTTCTGGTTCCTGTTCTCCCCGGCTCAAACCTGCCGACAGAAGAAGCTGATTCACAAGCTCCAGGAGGAACGGGCCTTCCGGTGGGAGGTGCAGGGCTTCCGGGAGAAGATTCGAACCTTTAGGGAGCAGATGTGGGCCTTCCAGGACAGGATCCGGGGTTTCCGGGAACAGATCTTGTACTACCGGGATGAGGAAACACCtttctgggaggaggagaaagccttctggaaggaagagaaggtcTTCTGGGAATTGGAAGAGTCCTTCCGGGAAGAAGCaaaggctttctggaagaaatACCGAGCCTTCTGGAGAGATGATGTGACTTTCTGGAAGGAAGACGGtgctctgtgggagagggaccggcgTCTTCTCCAGGAAGAccaggctctgtggaaagaggagaaagacctcctggaagaggaaaggacacttctggaagaggagaaagccCTATGGGAGGATAAGAAATTAatctgggaggaggaaaatgctctgtgggaggaagaaaaggcattCTGGGTGGTGGGTGGGCAGGCTGCAGAACAGTTACATGAACCAGGGGCTTTCAACTGTAACGGAGCCCAGAACCTGCCAGGTTGGAGCAGAGGTAGAGCCTAG